A single region of the Triticum dicoccoides isolate Atlit2015 ecotype Zavitan chromosome 2B, WEW_v2.0, whole genome shotgun sequence genome encodes:
- the LOC119364762 gene encoding transcription factor RF2a-like, producing the protein MDAPPASTSTSAAGSASASQDAAAETTPRRPAGHRRAQSEILLGATALPDDLTFDADLGVVGEGGGSGGGGGDEDDDDEYEEDEEGGGGGSGGSRMFEMFLQAGGRLSEPLEPSPYPQPPPPARPRHQHSMSMDGSTSFGSASSGMPGRHGADAKKAISDAKLAELALVDPKRAKRIMANRQSAARSKERKMRYIAELERKVQCLQTEATTLSAQLALLQRDTSGLTNENGDLKLQVQTMEQQVRLQDVLNDRLRDEVQQLKMATGQLNANNGNLGNFGGLSSYGVNSQSYQRSQMQQQSLLAAQQLQQLQIHSQHQQPQMHLQQQRLASVRQQQQQQQQQSLLRPEALPFPGDLKMKGIAMTAHVQNAGPSPFDGRARSEP; encoded by the exons ATGGACGCCCCgcccgcctccacctccacctccgccgcgGGATCGGCGTCGGCGTCGCAGGACGCCGCCGCCGAGACCACGCCGCGCCGCCCGGCGGGGCACCGCCGCGCGCAGTCGGAGATCCTCCTCGGGGCCACCGCCCTCCCGGACGATCTCACCTTCGACGccgacctcggcgtcgtcggcgagggcggaggaagcggcggcggcggcggcgacgaggacgacgacgacgagtacgaggaggacgaggaaggcggcggcggcggcagcgggggcaGCCGGATGTTCGAGATGTTCCTCCAGGCCGGCGGCAGACTCTCCGAGCCGCTGGAGCCGTCGCCgtacccgcagccgccgccgcccgcgcggccGCGGCACCAGCACAGCATGTCGATGGACGGCTCCACGTCGTTCGGGTCCGCCTCCTCCGGTATGCCGGGGAGGCACGGCGCGGACGCCAAGAAGGCCATCTCCGACGCCAAGCTCGCCGAGCTCGCTCTCGTTGACCCCAAGCGCGCCAAGAG GATCATGGCAAACCGCCAGTCAGCTGCTAGATCAAAAGAAAGAAAGATGCGCTACATTGCGGAGCTTGAGAGGAAAGTACAGTGTCTTCAAACAGAAGCAACTACGCTATCAGCTCAGTTGGCCCTGTTACAG AGAGATACCAGTGGTTTAACAAATGAAAATGGTGATTTGAAGCTGCAAGTGCAAACAATGGAGCAGCAGGTCAGGTTGCAAGATG TGCTGAACGACAGACTGAGGGACGAGGTTCAGCAGCTGAAGATGGCAACAGGACAGCTTAACGCCAACAATGGAAACCTGGGGAATTTCGGCGGTCTGTCCTCGTACGGAGTCAATTCACAGAGCTACCAGCGAAGCCAGATGCAACAACAATCTCTTCTGGCTGCTCAGCAGCTTCAGCAGCTCCAAATCCACTCTCAGCACCAGCAGCCCCAAATGCACCTGCAGCAGCAACGCCTTGCCAGTGTccggcagcagcaacagcagcagcagcagcagtcgctgCTGCGTCCGGAAGCACTGCCATTTCCGGGAGACCTCAAGATGAAGGGAATTGCCATGACAGCCCATGTGCAGAATGCGGGCCCGTCCCCTTTCGATGGCCGCGCAAGGAGCGAGCCGTGA
- the LOC119364763 gene encoding cytochrome b561 and DOMON domain-containing protein At3g07570-like produces the protein MGASSCSSVRLLLPLLCLLGFCFAASHQKTDSCDGDLQVARLVPFDTDAFHCITLWKDEDFILRYKNTGTSQWSFVLSAPEKRSYVAVGFSGKGGMVGSSAMVGWSSGGKGVAKQYYLQGRSPEAVTPDDGRLTLVRNRTVAVSKSGRLYLAFELSTDRPQPYLIYSVGYEGSLPSSSDYTIQMHRDMGSRSFKFASASPSSAGSESGEEGFPAKRWHGLLSMMGWGVLLPMGMMVARYFRRQDPYWFYGHIAVQGLGFLIGIAAVVLGFRLNGDGLKNIVVHKVIGISILSMACLQVTAVLARPDKTSKVRRFWNWYHHNIGRVAILLAMANVFLGLTIAREVSAYIVSYGVFVAVWIMAVAAFEFKRYYEDDD, from the exons ATGGGGGCTTCCTCTTGTTCCTCCGTgcggctgctgctgccgctgctctgcCTGCTCGGCTTCTGCTTCGCGGCGAGCCACCAGAAGACGGACTCCTGCGACGGGGACCTCCAGGTGGCGCGCCTCGTCCCCTTCGACACCGACGCCTTCCACTGCATCACCCTCTGGAAGGACGAGGACTTCATCCTCAGG TACAAGAACACGGGGACGAGCCAGTGGAGCTTCGTGCTGTCGGCGCCGGAGAAGAGATCCTACGTGGCCGTCGGGTTCTCGGGCAAGGGGGGCATGGTCGGCAGCAGCGCCATGGTCGGCTGGTCGTCCGGCGGCAAGGGCGTCGCCAAGCAGTACTACCTCCAGGGCAGGAGCCCGGAGGCCGTGACGCCGGACGACGGCCGCCTCACCCTGGTCAGGAACAGGACCGTCGCCGTCTCCAAGTCCGGCCGGCTCTACCTGGCCTTCGAGCTCAGCACCGACCGACCGCAGCCGTACCTGATCTACTCCGTGGGCTACGAGGGCAGCCTCCCTTCCTCCTCCGACTACACGATCCAGATGCACCGCGACATGGGCTCCCGCTCCTTCAAGTTCGCCTCCG CATCGCCTTCTAGCGCCGGCAGCGAGTCGGGCGAGGAGGGGTTCCCGGCGAAGAGGTGGCACGGGCTGCTGTCCATGATGGGCTGGGGCGTGCTGCTGCCGATGGGCATGATGGTGGCGCGCTACTTCCGGCGGCAGGACCCGTACTGGTTCTACGGCCACATCGCCGTCCAGGGGCTGGGCTTCCTCATCGGCATCGCGGCGGTCGTCCTCGGCTTCCGGCTCAACGGGGACGGGCTCAAGAACATCGTCGTGCACAAGGTCATCGGCATCTCCATCCTGTCCATGGCATGCCTCCAG GTGACGGCGGTGCTGGCGCGGCCGGACAAGACGTCCAAGGTGCGGCGGTTCTGGAACTGGTACCACCACAACATCGGGCGCGTGGCCATCCTGCTGGCCATGGCCAACGTCTTCCTCGGCCTCACCATCGCCAGGGAGGTGAGCGCCTACATCGTCTCCTACGGCGTCTTCGTCGCCGTCTGGATCATGGCCGTCGCCGCCTTCGAGTTCAAGCGCTACTACGAGGACGACGACTGA